The following proteins are co-located in the Aurantiacibacter atlanticus genome:
- a CDS encoding alpha/beta fold hydrolase: MSYLNVVPDNDELVLLNNTPEFVELLAVSAEFGLEVNNPPTCVSRNLVVRGLRFNVLDWQGATDCPGKPTLFMVHGGAVTAHTWDLVALQLARRYRVVTPDIRSHGDSEWARDGDYDHHEMMEDLAAIMREMDLPPSIIIGHSLGGALVERLALAHPELTRAIAIVDFTPEPNYPGLPIDVVRLFDSVEHYAERASKYGDRKLSELTYAARHELLQRLDGKLMPKHDPRHGMGGAEPGYYPGTPGFEQMKAVAVPAAVIWGSDSFLVTDEKSRRLAQVMPQGEGHCIDAAGHQLFLEQPQAFIDVVRDFVDRL; encoded by the coding sequence GTGAGCTACCTTAATGTTGTCCCGGATAACGATGAACTGGTTCTGCTTAATAACACCCCGGAGTTTGTAGAGTTGCTGGCCGTCTCTGCAGAATTTGGTTTAGAGGTGAATAACCCGCCAACCTGCGTGTCGCGTAATTTGGTCGTGCGCGGCCTGCGTTTTAACGTGCTTGACTGGCAGGGTGCGACCGATTGTCCCGGCAAGCCCACTCTGTTCATGGTCCACGGGGGGGCGGTTACTGCGCACACTTGGGACCTAGTTGCATTGCAGCTTGCCCGCCGTTATCGGGTCGTCACGCCGGATATTCGTAGCCATGGCGACAGTGAATGGGCGCGTGATGGTGATTATGATCATCATGAAATGATGGAAGACTTGGCGGCAATTATGCGAGAGATGGATCTGCCACCGAGTATTATCATTGGTCACTCATTGGGCGGTGCGCTGGTGGAGCGACTAGCGTTGGCCCATCCGGAACTAACCCGAGCCATCGCGATAGTGGATTTCACCCCAGAGCCTAATTACCCAGGTTTACCGATTGATGTGGTGCGGCTGTTCGATAGCGTCGAACACTACGCGGAGCGTGCCTCAAAATACGGTGATCGAAAGCTTTCAGAACTAACCTATGCCGCCCGCCATGAACTGCTGCAACGACTCGATGGTAAGTTGATGCCCAAGCACGATCCTCGCCACGGCATGGGGGGGGCTGAGCCCGGTTATTACCCCGGCACCCCCGGGTTTGAACAGATGAAAGCGGTAGCAGTGCCTGCGGCGGTCATATGGGGCAGCGATAGTTTTCTTGTAACTGACGAAAAATCTCGGCGTCTGGCGCAGGTCATGCCACAGGGCGAAGGCCACTGTATCGATGCAGCGGGTCACCAGCTTTTTCTGGAACAGCCGCAGGCGTTTATTGACGTGGTTAGGGATTTTGTCGACCGGCTTTAA
- a CDS encoding SDR family NAD(P)-dependent oxidoreductase, whose amino-acid sequence MEVNLRGLLLCNRALLSFMVANQSGSAINIASFAGAGSVSPTMSFWT is encoded by the coding sequence ATTGAGGTTAACCTGCGCGGTCTGCTTCTTTGCAACAGGGCACTACTGTCCTTCATGGTGGCGAACCAGTCCGGCTCTGCGATTAATATTGCTTCATTCGCCGGAGCAGGTAGCGTTTCGCCAACTATGTCTTTCTGGACTTGA
- a CDS encoding transposase — MPAHFDKQLYPQRHKIENLFARLKDWRRIHTRYDRRADIFMAAITSQPFAHSGSINES, encoded by the coding sequence ATGCCCGCTCACTTCGACAAACAGCTCTACCCTCAGCGCCACAAGATCGAAAACCTGTTCGCTCGCCTCAAAGACTGGAGGCGCATCCACACGCGCTATGATCGTAGGGCCGACATCTTCATGGCCGCCATCACATCGCAGCCATTTGCGCATTCTGGATCAATTAATGAATCCTGA
- a CDS encoding alpha/beta fold hydrolase, giving the protein MYIAQFAQGLEPLDITHDHFVEDAIQTARDLGGEVSPSIRCQSRNLLINGLRLHVLDWGEPSNPTLVLLHGGAVTCRTWGPFCAMLADRYRLIAVDMRGHGDSEWPRDGDADHNLMANDLAKLLTAMELDKPIVVGHSVGGMLLMRVMLKSPELLGSAVLVDVGPKTAYNGWKARKEVTEPSRLYNELEEYVQRNAPRLKRSEEHMRRNARHEFMQRMDGQYQLKYDPRHPMGGPDEKTMPGLPTLEQMAAYQGRCLVVRGGNSWFLAADDAVEFAETLPRGELTTVPNCEHMVYIENTVGLATVIDSYVNSLETITGAIA; this is encoded by the coding sequence TTGTATATCGCCCAATTTGCTCAGGGACTTGAGCCGCTAGATATTACTCACGACCACTTCGTTGAAGATGCTATCCAAACGGCCCGCGATCTGGGCGGTGAGGTTTCTCCGTCGATAAGGTGTCAGTCGCGGAACCTGCTCATCAACGGCTTGCGGCTGCACGTGCTCGACTGGGGTGAGCCTTCCAACCCGACACTGGTATTGCTGCACGGTGGCGCGGTCACTTGCCGTACCTGGGGACCATTTTGCGCCATGCTGGCAGATAGATACCGGTTAATAGCGGTGGACATGCGCGGCCACGGCGATAGTGAATGGCCCCGCGACGGCGACGCTGACCACAACCTCATGGCCAATGACCTGGCGAAGCTGCTCACCGCGATGGAACTGGATAAACCCATCGTTGTGGGCCATTCCGTAGGCGGGATGCTGTTGATGCGGGTCATGCTGAAATCCCCCGAGCTATTGGGCAGTGCGGTGCTGGTCGATGTAGGGCCTAAGACGGCCTATAACGGCTGGAAAGCCCGTAAAGAGGTGACCGAGCCAAGTCGTTTATACAATGAGTTGGAGGAGTATGTGCAGCGTAATGCACCACGATTAAAGCGCAGTGAAGAACATATGCGTCGCAATGCTCGGCATGAATTTATGCAGCGGATGGATGGCCAATATCAACTCAAATACGACCCTCGTCACCCAATGGGCGGGCCGGATGAAAAGACCATGCCTGGCCTGCCCACCCTTGAACAGATGGCTGCCTATCAGGGGCGTTGTCTTGTCGTGCGTGGCGGCAATAGCTGGTTTCTGGCCGCCGATGATGCAGTGGAGTTTGCTGAGACACTTCCGCGAGGCGAACTCACCACTGTGCCGAATTGTGAACACATGGTCTATATCGAGAACACGGTCGGGCTGGCGACTGTAATCGATAGTTATGTGAACAGCCTCGAAACCATTACCGGAGCAATCGCGTGA
- a CDS encoding methyltransferase domain-containing protein → MQFFSKRQTTKPGERVLDVGCGGGTSTIVIADTVAPEGKVGGIDILPDLTIA, encoded by the coding sequence GTGCAGTTCTTCTCGAAAAGGCAAACCACCAAACCCGGAGAGCGCGTACTTGACGTTGGCTGTGGCGGAGGCACTAGTACTATTGTGATTGCCGACACTGTTGCACCGGAGGGCAAGGTGGGAGGTATTGATATTTTACCTGACCTGACGATCGCATAG
- a CDS encoding rhodanese-like domain-containing protein — MWAYKQGVLAMIKSGDQLVSTPFLLSSIPGKSTHGRPGHLLGTHNVFYDNLINPDTAEFLPPNPLKRLFADSRALEEGQVIIYCGGGVSVTLASLAFELCGQHQIAVYDGSMSEWVRDETLSIKLGAQP, encoded by the coding sequence ATGTGGGCCTATAAACAGGGCGTGCTGGCAATGATCAAATCTGGGGACCAGTTGGTATCAACGCCTTTTCTCCTCAGCTCTATTCCGGGGAAGTCAACCCACGGTCGGCCCGGGCACCTGCTTGGTACTCATAATGTTTTTTATGATAACCTGATCAATCCAGATACCGCCGAGTTCCTGCCACCCAACCCGCTCAAACGCTTGTTTGCAGACAGCCGTGCGCTTGAAGAAGGTCAGGTCATTATCTATTGTGGCGGTGGTGTGTCAGTCACCCTGGCGAGCCTTGCGTTTGAGCTTTGCGGCCAGCACCAGATCGCCGTTTACGACGGTTCCATGTCGGAATGGGTCCGTGACGAAACGCTGTCAATCAAGCTTGGCGCCCAACCATAA
- a CDS encoding thioredoxin family protein, whose translation MAGQDEADRQFLFVTWDVDFARKAAATKSARTIPLFPPDAKTANFAAHAVKSDIPLSVDFRAQWCGPCYQMALAFEAAAAQLEPYVRLGKLNMEAVQAIAGRYQIRSIPTLVILLKGQETSRKSGALPVSTIVVWAKQAIGV comes from the coding sequence TTGGCCGGTCAGGATGAAGCCGACAGGCAGTTCTTGTTTGTCACATGGGACGTGGATTTTGCTCGTAAAGCCGCCGCGACCAAGAGCGCTCGCACAATCCCCCTTTTCCCGCCCGACGCCAAGACGGCCAATTTTGCAGCGCATGCGGTTAAGAGCGACATTCCTTTGTCGGTTGATTTTCGGGCTCAATGGTGCGGCCCTTGCTACCAAATGGCTCTGGCGTTCGAGGCTGCTGCAGCTCAGCTTGAACCATACGTCCGCCTAGGTAAGCTAAATATGGAGGCCGTACAGGCGATTGCGGGTCGTTATCAAATACGCTCAATTCCTACCTTGGTGATTTTGCTAAAGGGCCAAGAGACCTCTCGCAAATCAGGCGCATTGCCAGTCAGCACGATTGTTGTGTGGGCGAAACAAGCAATCGGCGTTTAG